Proteins encoded together in one Halalkaliarchaeum sp. AArc-CO window:
- a CDS encoding ATP-dependent DNA helicase produces MTAPEYLRFFPYEDPYPNQREAMDRIANALARGQDVLFEGAPGTGKTLSALVPALEHAREEDRTVVITTNVHQQMRQFVEDARAITATEPIRAVVFKGKSSMCHIDVDYQECQTLRDTTRSLVDAERDRSELAARQRELLDRAQDGDAAAAEAREDVVEGIDSLDDRVESLQEGNTCEYYYDNLTADTDEFFAWLFDDVRRPEEIYEYADERGLCGYELLKEGMEEVDLVVCNYHHLLDPTIREQFFRWLGRDPEEVIAVFDEAHNVESAARDYATRTLTENTLASALEELDELEDDPRADAARNVLSAFHDALVETYEEELGFGDRERIGDHWEDVPIANDDRADELTLSFLDRYEGRGIDAELQLAVQVGKRLDEEYAESYKSGDATTRKESGTLQAATFVSAWMDERSELGQYPLVGVRRDAGTDEVYGRAELYTCIPRQVTGGLFEEVAASVLLSATLRPFGVTSDVLGLENPATMSFGLAYPEKNRRTYAVETPPLFSSARDDPETQETIAETLRDAIRFTPGNTLLFFPSYREATRYYELLGGGDGIGQYAGGDLGDLRLDEAGTPTEQLRQEFVENGDAALFTSLWGTLTEGVSFDDSDARTVVVVGVPYPQLSERMEAVQDAYDNAYADAAVDDPGWRYAVEIPTIRKTRQAIGRVIRSPADFGVRVLIDKRYTDADMGKYSVRGTFPPEEREELLDLQPGKLKFAMLNFYADHDAYDGEPPQP; encoded by the coding sequence GTGACAGCGCCGGAATACCTGCGGTTCTTCCCGTACGAGGATCCCTATCCCAACCAGCGGGAGGCGATGGACCGGATCGCCAACGCGTTGGCCCGCGGCCAGGACGTCCTCTTCGAGGGAGCGCCCGGAACCGGCAAGACCCTGTCGGCGCTGGTTCCGGCTCTCGAGCACGCCCGCGAGGAGGACCGGACGGTCGTCATCACGACGAACGTCCACCAGCAGATGCGACAGTTCGTCGAGGACGCCCGCGCGATCACAGCCACGGAGCCGATACGGGCGGTCGTATTCAAAGGGAAGTCGTCGATGTGTCACATCGACGTCGACTACCAGGAGTGCCAGACCCTCCGGGACACGACCCGGTCGCTCGTCGACGCCGAACGCGACCGGAGCGAGCTCGCCGCCCGCCAGCGGGAGCTGCTCGATCGGGCCCAGGACGGGGACGCGGCGGCCGCGGAGGCGCGCGAGGACGTCGTCGAGGGGATCGACTCGCTGGACGACCGCGTCGAGTCGCTACAGGAGGGGAACACCTGCGAGTACTACTACGACAATCTCACCGCCGACACCGACGAGTTCTTCGCGTGGCTGTTCGACGACGTGCGCCGCCCCGAAGAGATCTACGAGTACGCCGACGAGCGCGGGCTCTGTGGGTACGAACTCCTGAAGGAAGGGATGGAGGAGGTCGATCTGGTCGTCTGTAACTACCACCACCTGCTGGATCCGACGATCCGCGAGCAGTTCTTCCGGTGGCTCGGCCGCGACCCCGAGGAGGTGATCGCAGTGTTCGACGAGGCGCACAACGTCGAGTCGGCCGCCCGGGATTACGCCACCCGGACACTCACCGAGAACACTCTCGCCAGTGCGCTGGAGGAGCTCGATGAGCTGGAGGACGATCCGCGGGCGGACGCGGCCCGGAACGTCCTCTCGGCGTTCCACGACGCACTGGTCGAGACATACGAGGAGGAACTGGGGTTCGGCGACCGCGAACGGATCGGCGACCACTGGGAGGACGTTCCGATCGCCAACGACGACCGCGCCGACGAGCTCACGCTGTCGTTTCTCGACCGCTACGAGGGACGCGGCATCGACGCAGAGCTACAACTCGCCGTCCAGGTCGGCAAACGACTCGACGAGGAGTACGCGGAGTCGTACAAAAGCGGGGACGCGACCACCCGAAAGGAATCCGGGACGCTCCAGGCGGCGACGTTCGTCTCGGCGTGGATGGACGAGCGCTCCGAGCTGGGCCAGTACCCCCTCGTCGGCGTGCGCCGGGACGCGGGCACCGACGAGGTGTACGGCCGCGCGGAGCTTTACACCTGCATCCCGCGGCAGGTGACCGGCGGGCTCTTCGAGGAGGTCGCCGCCTCCGTGTTGCTGTCGGCGACGCTGCGCCCGTTCGGCGTGACGAGCGACGTGCTCGGCCTGGAGAACCCGGCGACGATGTCGTTCGGGCTGGCGTATCCCGAAAAGAACCGGCGAACTTACGCCGTCGAGACGCCGCCGCTGTTCTCCTCGGCCCGCGACGACCCCGAGACACAGGAGACGATCGCCGAAACCCTCCGGGACGCGATCCGGTTTACCCCCGGAAACACCCTGTTGTTTTTCCCCTCCTACAGGGAGGCAACCAGGTACTACGAACTGCTGGGCGGGGGCGACGGGATCGGGCAGTACGCGGGCGGGGATCTGGGAGACCTCCGACTCGACGAGGCGGGAACGCCGACAGAACAGCTCCGGCAGGAGTTCGTCGAAAACGGCGACGCCGCCCTGTTTACCTCCCTGTGGGGAACGCTCACCGAGGGGGTGAGCTTCGACGACAGCGACGCCCGAACGGTCGTAGTGGTCGGGGTTCCGTATCCCCAGCTGTCCGAGCGGATGGAGGCCGTCCAGGACGCCTACGACAACGCGTACGCCGACGCGGCCGTCGACGACCCCGGCTGGCGCTACGCCGTCGAGATCCCGACGATCCGAAAGACCCGACAGGCGATCGGGCGGGTGATCCGATCGCCGGCCGACTTCGGCGTCCGGGTACTGATCGACAAACGGTACACCGACGCCGACATGGGGAAGTACTCCGTGCGCGGGACGTTCCCACCCGAGGAACGGGAAGAACTGCTCGACCTCCAGCCGGGGAAGCTCAAGTTCGCGATGCTGAACTTCTACGCCGACCACGACGCCTACGACGGGGAGCCACCGCAGCCGTGA
- a CDS encoding DUF1440 domain-containing protein: MATETATATGTSTDYSTWKTGVVGGLVGGVVFGAMMSMMMPAVMEGAIPGMYGLSGGLAGWFIHMSHSAVLGVVFAAIAEAKPTIAASTGSSVGAGVVYGIVLWAVLAVIVMPIWVGAVTPAEPPFPNLNFQSLVGHVAYGALLGGVYAALRE; the protein is encoded by the coding sequence ATGGCAACGGAAACAGCGACTGCGACCGGAACGAGTACCGATTACAGCACGTGGAAAACCGGAGTCGTCGGCGGCCTCGTCGGCGGCGTCGTCTTCGGAGCGATGATGTCGATGATGATGCCGGCCGTGATGGAGGGAGCGATCCCCGGCATGTACGGGCTCTCGGGCGGGCTGGCGGGATGGTTCATTCACATGAGTCACTCGGCGGTGCTGGGCGTGGTGTTCGCGGCGATTGCGGAGGCGAAGCCAACGATCGCAGCAAGCACCGGATCGAGCGTCGGGGCGGGCGTGGTCTACGGGATCGTCCTGTGGGCGGTGCTGGCCGTGATCGTGATGCCGATCTGGGTCGGTGCGGTGACTCCCGCGGAGCCGCCGTTCCCGAACCTGAACTTCCAGAGCCTCGTGGGTCACGTCGCCTACGGCGCATTGCTGGGCGGCGTTTACGCGGCACTGCGTGAGTGA
- a CDS encoding DUF5828 family protein: MEESISGFKVTGDWGEVVEHGERITRALRENGCDGQAFEEWDEWRPKVHERLREDVSEKTAEQASIDEGEGEKAGKAAGEDIQTAGEKLSESYERVEEGDDQGAIERWSESIDYVARAADSAGRKAIRTVEDTVYQKVMTQLAPYYFDNELVSANIQRTTRGNGEKFVFEVNVNDDELKDEVSEKLSEYETEIDRWHVATEKETSVAEAVEGVEPPEESEEPEPTTN, from the coding sequence ATGGAAGAGAGCATCTCGGGGTTCAAAGTGACCGGCGACTGGGGCGAAGTCGTCGAACACGGCGAGCGGATCACCCGCGCACTCCGGGAGAACGGTTGCGACGGACAGGCGTTCGAGGAGTGGGACGAGTGGCGCCCCAAGGTCCACGAGCGGCTCCGGGAGGACGTAAGCGAAAAGACCGCAGAGCAGGCCTCCATCGACGAGGGGGAAGGGGAAAAGGCCGGGAAGGCGGCCGGGGAAGACATCCAGACCGCCGGCGAGAAGCTCTCGGAGTCGTACGAACGGGTCGAGGAGGGTGACGACCAGGGGGCGATCGAGCGCTGGAGCGAGTCGATCGACTACGTCGCCCGTGCGGCCGACTCCGCCGGCCGGAAGGCGATCCGGACCGTCGAGGACACGGTGTATCAGAAGGTGATGACGCAGCTTGCACCGTACTACTTCGATAACGAACTCGTCTCGGCGAACATCCAGCGGACCACCCGCGGGAACGGCGAGAAGTTCGTCTTCGAGGTGAACGTCAACGACGACGAGCTCAAAGACGAGGTGAGCGAGAAGCTCTCGGAGTACGAAACCGAAATCGATCGGTGGCACGTCGCCACCGAAAAGGAGACGTCGGTCGCCGAGGCGGTCGAAGGCGTCGAACCGCCCGAGGAGTCCGAGGAGCCGGAGCCGACCACGAACTAG
- a CDS encoding helix-turn-helix domain-containing protein: MSTDSDVDATLSPGEIDFQHVLSCVFGIQDHESRTYLVLRSNPGSTVSELADALERDRSNVNRSLTALMEKGFVERQRRLLDSGGYIYQYTAIPLPEARALLHETLEEWVKKVHDRIDEFGTEGRP, encoded by the coding sequence ATGAGTACTGACAGCGACGTCGATGCGACCCTGAGCCCGGGGGAAATCGACTTCCAGCACGTCCTGTCGTGCGTGTTCGGGATCCAGGACCACGAGAGCCGGACGTATCTCGTGTTGCGATCGAACCCGGGAAGCACCGTCTCGGAACTCGCGGACGCGCTGGAGCGCGACCGGAGCAACGTCAACCGGTCGCTGACCGCGCTGATGGAGAAAGGCTTCGTCGAACGCCAGCGTCGGCTGCTCGACTCCGGCGGGTACATCTACCAGTACACCGCGATCCCGCTTCCCGAGGCCAGAGCGTTGCTCCACGAGACGCTCGAGGAGTGGGTGAAGAAGGTTCACGACCGGATCGACGAGTTCGGAACGGAGGGTCGGCCGTGA
- the thrC gene encoding threonine synthase, whose translation MSRNSADDEVDSTALALDAPAPAVPDDADEGVWLGCIDCGETYPPFESVRYTCDCGGLLEVRYAEPAGFDEFGPDGHSGAPQRGVWRYAAALPFAEGVSLPEGDTPLHRVPRLEDDVGVASLRIKHEGMNPTGSFKDRGMTVGVMAARRLGVGRLACASTGNTSAALAAYGGRAGMETLVLLPAGKVAAGKVAQAALHGARILEVDGNFDACLDIVQELAERGEAYLLNSLNPFRLEGQKTIGFEILEAHREDYGTFPDRIVLPVGNAGNTAALYKAFRELVRAGDLEPEEVPALTGVQAAGAAPMVEAIEQGADSIRRWEEVETIATAIRIGNPVNAPKALPGIRNTGGTAVAVADEEITAAQRDLAGEGVGVEPASAASVAGLRKLRDRGVVDDDERVVCLTTGHLLKDPDAAYEAGNDPEPVPNDADAVLSHLRE comes from the coding sequence GTGAGTCGGAACTCCGCCGACGACGAGGTGGATTCCACCGCCCTCGCGCTCGACGCGCCCGCGCCGGCGGTCCCCGACGACGCCGACGAGGGCGTCTGGCTCGGCTGCATCGACTGCGGGGAGACGTACCCGCCGTTCGAGTCGGTCCGGTACACCTGCGACTGCGGCGGCCTGCTCGAGGTCCGGTACGCCGAGCCCGCCGGGTTCGACGAGTTCGGTCCCGACGGCCACTCGGGCGCCCCCCAGCGGGGCGTCTGGCGGTACGCCGCGGCGCTGCCGTTCGCGGAGGGCGTCTCGCTGCCGGAGGGGGATACCCCGCTACACCGGGTTCCGAGGCTCGAGGACGACGTCGGGGTGGCGTCGCTGCGGATCAAACACGAGGGGATGAACCCGACCGGCTCGTTCAAGGACCGCGGGATGACCGTCGGCGTGATGGCCGCCCGGCGGCTCGGCGTCGGCCGTCTCGCCTGCGCCTCGACGGGCAACACCAGCGCCGCGCTCGCGGCGTACGGCGGGCGGGCGGGCATGGAGACGCTCGTCCTTCTGCCCGCCGGCAAGGTCGCCGCCGGAAAGGTCGCCCAGGCCGCCCTCCACGGCGCGCGGATCCTCGAGGTCGACGGCAACTTCGACGCCTGCCTCGACATCGTCCAGGAGCTGGCCGAACGCGGGGAGGCGTATCTGCTCAACTCGCTGAACCCGTTCCGGCTCGAGGGCCAGAAGACGATCGGCTTCGAGATCCTCGAAGCCCACCGCGAGGACTACGGGACGTTCCCCGACCGGATCGTGCTCCCGGTCGGAAACGCCGGCAACACCGCGGCGCTTTATAAGGCGTTCAGGGAGCTTGTCCGGGCAGGGGACCTGGAGCCCGAGGAGGTGCCCGCCCTGACGGGCGTCCAGGCTGCCGGCGCGGCGCCGATGGTCGAGGCGATCGAGCAGGGCGCCGATTCGATCCGGCGCTGGGAGGAGGTCGAGACGATCGCGACGGCGATCCGGATCGGCAACCCGGTCAACGCCCCCAAGGCGCTGCCGGGGATCCGCAACACGGGCGGCACTGCCGTCGCCGTCGCAGACGAGGAGATCACCGCCGCCCAGCGCGACCTCGCGGGGGAGGGCGTCGGCGTCGAACCCGCCTCCGCCGCGTCGGTTGCGGGGCTCCGGAAGCTCCGCGACCGCGGCGTCGTCGACGACGACGAACGCGTGGTGTGTCTCACTACCGGCCACCTGCTGAAGGATCCCGACGCGGCCTACGAAGCGGGGAACGACCCCGAACCGGTCCCCAACGACGCCGACGCGGTGCTTTCCCACCTGCGAGAGTGA
- a CDS encoding terpene synthase family protein, giving the protein MQPLDIDDGFDVHAHRDGLKLLKQGADSWHLSNPDDEYACPACGRAFDRLFVSAEPTVTFNSAPNGPICLARTDGELLVLTHESR; this is encoded by the coding sequence GTGCAACCGCTCGACATCGACGACGGCTTCGACGTCCACGCCCACCGCGATGGCCTGAAACTGCTGAAACAGGGCGCCGACTCCTGGCACCTGTCGAACCCCGACGACGAGTACGCGTGTCCGGCCTGCGGTCGGGCCTTCGATCGACTGTTCGTGAGCGCCGAGCCGACGGTGACGTTCAACAGCGCACCGAACGGGCCGATCTGTCTGGCCAGGACCGACGGGGAACTACTCGTGTTGACCCACGAATCGCGATAA
- a CDS encoding PLP-dependent aspartate aminotransferase family protein: MDTTPRFDTRAVLDGSESPAGDVVPPIHLSSTYELPGIDPELRLEDVDPSAGEFLYGRLSNPTRHAVENQLATLEGGEMGFAFSSGTAAIATAVLSVVEPGDHLVAFDDLYAGTRRMFEALFDDQLDVDVEFVDATDLETVQSAVGDDTAMVWMETPTNPLIHLCDVEAIAQIAAEHGAVFGVDNTFASPYFQRPLDLGADLVAHSTTKYLNGHSDGIGGAVVTDDPEVAEALGFRQQVALGNGLAPFDSYLLARGLKTLGVRMRQHEENALALAEYLEAHERVQEVYYPGLESHPQHELASRQMDGYGGVLSFELDGDLWDAKAFLEAVETMTLAVSLGGVETLIEHPATMTHEPLGPDRRAEVGISDSLIRVSVGIEDVRDLKADFERGFAAIAAPEARP; encoded by the coding sequence ATGGATACCACACCCCGATTCGACACCCGGGCCGTGCTGGACGGATCCGAGTCGCCGGCCGGCGACGTGGTGCCGCCGATCCACCTGTCGTCGACCTACGAGCTGCCGGGGATCGATCCGGAGCTGCGCCTGGAGGACGTCGATCCGTCGGCGGGGGAGTTCCTCTACGGTCGGCTGTCGAACCCGACGCGACACGCCGTGGAGAACCAGCTCGCCACGCTCGAGGGCGGTGAGATGGGCTTTGCCTTCTCCTCGGGGACCGCCGCGATCGCCACGGCGGTGCTTTCGGTCGTCGAGCCGGGGGATCACCTGGTGGCGTTCGACGACCTGTATGCGGGGACGCGCCGGATGTTCGAGGCGCTGTTCGACGACCAGCTCGACGTCGACGTCGAGTTCGTCGACGCGACCGACCTCGAGACGGTTCAGAGCGCGGTCGGCGACGACACGGCGATGGTGTGGATGGAAACGCCGACGAACCCGCTGATCCACCTGTGTGACGTCGAAGCGATCGCCCAAATCGCAGCGGAACACGGGGCCGTCTTCGGCGTGGACAACACCTTCGCGAGCCCGTACTTCCAGCGGCCCCTCGATCTGGGCGCCGACCTGGTCGCACACAGCACGACGAAGTACCTCAACGGCCACAGCGACGGGATCGGCGGCGCCGTCGTCACCGACGACCCCGAGGTTGCAGAAGCACTGGGCTTCCGTCAGCAGGTCGCACTCGGGAACGGCCTCGCGCCGTTCGACAGCTACCTGCTCGCCCGCGGGCTCAAGACGCTCGGCGTCCGGATGCGACAACACGAGGAGAACGCGCTGGCCCTGGCGGAGTACCTCGAGGCGCACGAGCGAGTGCAGGAGGTGTACTACCCCGGCCTCGAGAGTCACCCCCAACACGAACTCGCGAGCCGCCAGATGGACGGCTACGGCGGGGTGCTGTCGTTCGAACTCGACGGCGACCTGTGGGACGCGAAGGCGTTCCTCGAGGCAGTAGAGACGATGACGCTGGCAGTGAGCCTCGGCGGGGTCGAGACGCTGATCGAACATCCAGCGACGATGACACACGAGCCGCTGGGGCCCGACCGCCGGGCCGAGGTCGGGATCTCCGACTCGCTGATCCGGGTGTCGGTCGGCATCGAGGACGTCCGGGACCTCAAGGCGGACTTCGAACGCGGGTTCGCGGCGATCGCCGCGCCGGAAGCGAGACCCTGA
- a CDS encoding polymer-forming cytoskeletal protein, which produces MIPAFTLRSRQALVILLVFALLLPAGVGTVAGQSFQGAAGTVVVEEGTTYEQVDGVAGAIVVRGTVTGDVTGAAGTIHVTETGVVEGNLEAAAGTVRIDGTVEGNVDVGAGTVEVGETARIGGSLQAGAGYISIDGAVDGDVRAGAETIAVGPNAAVGGEFRYDAANFERHPDATIEGDVIRDRGLSGDFGPGFGVGFDGFQVPTWASVTYGFLANLLLGALLLFAFPRFSTGVADRVADEPLKSGGVGLLTLVAVPIALVILLLTVVGIPLAIVGAIAFAFAIWIGVVYGQYAVGAWLLGNAGVDNRWLALLVGLFGFALLGAVPYLGGLLSFAAFLLGFGAFALGLRGSYRSRRDEGEPGGRQATLEEATGGS; this is translated from the coding sequence ATGATCCCCGCGTTCACACTCCGGAGTCGTCAGGCACTAGTCATCCTGCTCGTTTTCGCGCTGCTACTCCCTGCCGGGGTCGGCACGGTCGCCGGGCAGTCATTTCAGGGAGCAGCCGGCACCGTGGTTGTCGAGGAGGGGACTACCTACGAGCAGGTCGACGGGGTCGCCGGCGCCATCGTCGTCCGGGGGACGGTTACCGGCGACGTCACCGGTGCGGCCGGGACGATCCACGTCACCGAGACCGGTGTCGTCGAGGGGAACCTCGAGGCCGCAGCCGGAACCGTCAGGATCGACGGCACGGTCGAGGGGAACGTCGACGTCGGCGCAGGGACAGTCGAGGTCGGAGAGACAGCTCGTATCGGCGGGAGCCTCCAGGCGGGTGCGGGATACATTTCGATCGACGGGGCGGTCGACGGCGACGTGCGCGCCGGCGCCGAGACGATCGCGGTCGGCCCGAACGCGGCCGTCGGCGGGGAGTTCCGGTACGACGCCGCGAACTTCGAGCGCCATCCCGACGCCACGATCGAGGGCGACGTGATCCGCGATCGGGGACTGAGCGGCGACTTCGGACCGGGATTCGGCGTGGGCTTCGACGGGTTCCAGGTCCCCACGTGGGCGAGCGTGACCTACGGGTTCCTCGCGAACCTCCTTTTGGGCGCGCTGCTTCTGTTCGCGTTCCCGCGGTTCTCGACGGGCGTCGCCGACCGCGTTGCGGATGAACCTCTCAAGTCCGGCGGCGTCGGCCTGCTGACGCTTGTGGCCGTTCCGATCGCGCTCGTGATCCTCCTGTTGACGGTCGTGGGGATCCCGCTGGCGATCGTCGGTGCGATCGCGTTCGCGTTTGCCATCTGGATCGGCGTCGTCTACGGACAGTACGCCGTGGGGGCCTGGCTCCTCGGGAATGCAGGGGTGGACAACCGGTGGCTCGCGCTCCTGGTGGGCCTTTTCGGGTTCGCCCTGCTGGGGGCGGTGCCGTACCTCGGCGGCCTGCTTTCGTTCGCGGCGTTCCTGCTGGGCTTCGGTGCCTTCGCGCTGGGGCTCCGTGGCTCGTATCGATCGCGCCGTGATGAAGGGGAGCCGGGCGGCCGCCAGGCAACTCTCGAGGAAGCCACGGGGGGTTCCTAA
- a CDS encoding SagB/ThcOx family dehydrogenase has protein sequence MTEYSLPEPGSDGLSELERTIGARKSRRSFADEPMGIETVATLLWSVQGLTHERDGVSMRASPSAGATFPMVAFLSVAPGGCDELEAGLYRYVPDEHRLDPVIEESIHEELTAAAMDQAVVRGAPVVIALAADYDRTIRQYPDHGERYVHMEAGHAAQNALLVCESRGLNACPVGAFDDDELAAVLDLPGDLDPLYLVPVGRRTTDR, from the coding sequence ATGACCGAGTACTCCCTCCCGGAGCCCGGTTCCGACGGGCTCTCGGAACTCGAACGGACGATCGGCGCACGGAAGAGCAGGCGGTCGTTCGCGGACGAACCGATGGGCATCGAGACGGTGGCGACGCTGCTGTGGTCCGTCCAGGGGTTGACACACGAGCGCGACGGCGTCTCGATGCGGGCGTCGCCGAGCGCCGGCGCAACGTTTCCGATGGTGGCGTTCCTCTCGGTCGCGCCCGGTGGGTGTGACGAACTCGAGGCGGGGCTGTACCGGTACGTCCCCGACGAACACCGGCTTGATCCCGTTATCGAGGAGTCGATCCACGAGGAACTCACGGCGGCAGCGATGGACCAGGCAGTGGTTCGCGGCGCCCCCGTTGTGATCGCGCTGGCGGCCGACTACGACAGAACGATCCGACAGTATCCCGACCACGGCGAGCGGTACGTCCACATGGAGGCGGGCCACGCCGCCCAGAACGCCCTGCTCGTCTGCGAGTCGCGGGGGCTCAACGCCTGCCCGGTGGGCGCGTTCGACGATGACGAACTCGCGGCGGTGCTCGATCTGCCCGGCGATCTGGATCCGCTGTATCTGGTTCCAGTCGGTCGACGGACGACTGACAGATAG
- a CDS encoding SDR family oxidoreductase translates to MEFDIDGNVALTTASSAGLGYASATALVREGCHVVINGRNETRLREAAERLREEAAGDARVVPMQGDLTDAADVQRLVEETVREFGRLDHLVTSAGGPPSGPFLETTDREWEDAYELLVMSVVRLVRAAADDLRADGGGTIVTITSRSVKEAIDSLVLSNSVRMGVIGLEKTLSREFAPEVRCNAVLPGAHETDRIRELVEQAVERGEYDSYEEGLADWGSDVPLERVGDPIELGNTVAFLCSPRSGYINGAAIPIDGGSSNSNL, encoded by the coding sequence ATGGAGTTCGACATCGACGGCAACGTGGCGCTCACGACCGCATCGTCCGCCGGCCTGGGGTACGCCAGCGCGACGGCGCTCGTCCGAGAGGGCTGTCACGTCGTCATCAACGGCCGAAACGAAACCCGGCTGCGGGAGGCTGCCGAGCGGCTCCGCGAGGAGGCCGCCGGCGACGCCAGGGTGGTGCCGATGCAGGGCGACCTGACGGACGCTGCGGACGTCCAGCGGCTGGTCGAGGAAACCGTCCGAGAGTTCGGCCGGCTGGATCACCTGGTCACCTCCGCCGGTGGTCCCCCGTCGGGACCGTTCCTGGAGACGACCGACCGGGAGTGGGAGGACGCATACGAGCTGCTGGTGATGAGTGTCGTTCGCCTCGTCCGGGCGGCAGCCGACGACCTCCGTGCCGACGGCGGCGGGACGATCGTGACGATCACCTCCCGGTCCGTGAAGGAGGCGATCGACTCGCTCGTGCTGTCGAATTCGGTGCGGATGGGGGTCATCGGGCTGGAGAAGACGCTCTCGCGAGAGTTCGCCCCGGAGGTCCGGTGTAACGCGGTGCTGCCGGGCGCCCACGAGACAGATCGGATCCGCGAACTCGTCGAACAGGCCGTCGAGCGCGGCGAGTACGACTCCTACGAGGAGGGGCTCGCCGACTGGGGCAGCGACGTGCCGTTAGAGCGCGTCGGCGATCCGATCGAACTCGGCAACACGGTGGCGTTCCTCTGCTCCCCGCGGTCGGGATATATAAACGGCGCCGCGATCCCGATCGACGGCGGGAGTAGTAACTCCAATCTCTAG
- a CDS encoding fumarylacetoacetate hydrolase family protein, with the protein MRRARLLTPDGPVEGRYEDGYVETEAGTYEVGRDGRLLPPCDPSALYCVGRNFAETLEQMEYDRPEEPDFFIKPPTSLSAHGQPIPYPEFTDELTYAGELVAVIDDRCRDLEPDEVPEIVRGYTIMNDVDALDQQGRTARKAFDGSAPLGPWLETDLDPRNLDMHTEIDGETHQEATTELMLFDPYEIVAYLSRRFTFRPGDAVAFGSPANPGLIEPGNRIEITYEGVGTLANEVVDASSKQKS; encoded by the coding sequence ATGCGACGCGCACGACTGCTCACGCCGGACGGTCCCGTCGAGGGGCGCTACGAGGACGGGTACGTCGAGACCGAGGCCGGAACCTACGAGGTGGGGCGGGACGGACGCCTGCTTCCCCCCTGTGACCCGTCGGCGCTGTACTGCGTCGGGCGGAACTTTGCGGAAACGCTCGAACAGATGGAGTACGACAGACCCGAGGAGCCCGACTTCTTCATCAAACCCCCGACGTCGCTTTCCGCCCACGGGCAGCCGATCCCGTACCCCGAGTTCACCGACGAGCTGACGTACGCGGGGGAGCTCGTCGCCGTCATCGACGATCGGTGTCGCGATCTCGAACCCGATGAAGTGCCGGAGATCGTCAGGGGCTACACCATCATGAACGACGTCGACGCCCTGGATCAGCAGGGGCGAACCGCCCGGAAGGCGTTCGACGGCTCGGCCCCCCTCGGGCCGTGGCTCGAGACCGACCTCGATCCCCGGAACCTCGACATGCACACCGAGATCGACGGCGAAACGCACCAGGAAGCCACCACCGAACTGATGCTGTTCGACCCCTACGAGATCGTCGCGTACCTCTCCCGGCGGTTCACGTTCCGTCCGGGGGACGCCGTCGCGTTCGGCAGCCCGGCGAACCCGGGGCTAATCGAGCCCGGAAACCGGATCGAGATCACCTACGAGGGGGTCGGAACGCTCGCGAACGAGGTCGTCGACGCTTCCTCGAAGCAAAAGAGCTAA